The Schistocerca gregaria isolate iqSchGreg1 chromosome 1, iqSchGreg1.2, whole genome shotgun sequence genome includes a window with the following:
- the LOC126354551 gene encoding translation initiation factor IF-2-like, which translates to MKLVVTLPADVFRCPICFINKAAGRATFGEYKDHSNLLRHYRKLHDPRTTPVFECGHCGRRDARLKKLRAHLRICNAVSATPGHPGQGRLSMGHDAVSGALGHSEKSAGGRSQAGAPEASRTDRLCLELTYAAVLTRSSVVGSQAALPSPCVNVQTTATPRTVAVAAPASCEPCVRTPRRSGIPLPIRSATSAVSPRVPSASSGGVGSLLPTPAAERVAPASGAESGKSGGLPSPAPASAPSGVRWPRRPAVAGTSRPPPVESMGAGLGLPRAFATPLIGGPARRADSGRQAASLAATESAIIHGASAPLNDTPKAASKPGGPDGGTLVRSQTFTRIPAALPLRFRSGRECQ; encoded by the coding sequence ATGAAGCTTGTTGTGACGCTGCCGGCGGACGTCTTCCGCTGCCCGATTTGCTTCATCAACAAAGCGGCCGGGAGAGCTACCTTTGGCGAGTACAAGGATCATTCTAACCTTCTCCGCCACTACCGGAAGCTGCACGACCCGAGGACGACTCCTGTCTTCGAGTGCGGCCACTGCGGCCGCCGAGATGCGCGGCTGAAGAAGCTGCGTGCACATCTGCGGATCTGCAATGCAGTATCTGCCACCCCTGGCCACCCCGGCCAGGGAAGGTTGAGTATGGGACACGATGCCGTGTCTGGCGCTCTGGGGCACTCAGAGAAGTCAGCCGGCGGGAGGTCACAGGCGGGGGCCCCCGAAGCTAGTAGGACAGACCGGCTGTGCTTAGAGTTAACTTACGCGGCGGTCCTGACCCGCAGCAGCGTGGTGGGCTCACAGGCCGCCCTGCCCTCGCCTTGTGTGAATGTGCAGACGACTGCGACGCCCAGGACGGTGGCGGTTGCTGCCCCCGCGTCGTGCGAACCGTGTGTGCGCACGCCGAGGAGGTCTGGCATCCCCCTGCCGATACGCTCTGCGACGTCGGCCGTGTCGCCACGCGTGCCGAGCGCAAGTTCGGGAGGTGTAGGCAGCCTGCTGCCGACGCCTGCCGCCGAACGCGTCGCTCCGGCCAGCGGGGCGGAATCCGGTAAAAGCGGCGGCTTGCCGTCGCCTGCGCCGGCCTCTGCTCCCAGTGGTGTACGCTGGCCACGTCGCCCCGCTGTGGCAGGCACCTCCCGCCCGCCACCTGTCGAGAGCATGGGTGCCGGCCTGGGACTGCCGCGCGCGTTCGCTACGCCGCTGATAGGTGGCCCTGCGAGACGGGCGGACAGTGGCAGGCAGGCTGCCTCGCTCGCCGCGACCGAAAGTGCGATCATTCACGGCGCCTCCGCGCCGCTGAATGATACACCAAAGGCCGCGAGCAAGCCAGGTGGACCGGACGGTGGGACGCTTGTGCGGTCACAGACGTTCACGCGTATCCCTGCTGCCCTGCCGCTCCGTTTCCGCTCAGGCAGGGAATGTCAATAA